The following nucleotide sequence is from Lacinutrix sp. Hel_I_90.
TAGTGACCATCTTTTTGTTTTACCAGCACGTTCATTTCTTCGAGTGCCTCTATTAAATCTATTGCTGGCATTAAAAAGGCCTTGCATTCCTTTTTATATTTCTGTTGCCAATTTTTAGCCCAATTTTTAGCGGGCTTTAGTTTTACTTCATTCTTACTCATAAATTTTGGTTTTAATTAATAAGAGATAAAGCTAGGCATACTAATTCACATAAAAAACACTATTCGTAAAAACAGGGGTTTCTACTGGATTTTAATACGCCGTGATTTTACGTTAATGGAAATGGAATGTTTGCTATAGCTTTGTGAAGTCAATAAATGTCAACAACTTATGTATACCCTTACAGTAACTAATAATTATATTCAAAATATTGCTGCTTCTAACGGTGTGACCATTTCTAAAAATAAAAATCATATCTTTAAGGACCGAGGGTCACTAGTTTTAACTATTCCAGGGATGGTAGACATGAATTTTATCGATTTAGGGGACAAAAAATTACCAGGATTTCCCATGCCTAAAGAAACATGGGGGGTATTAGTACGCTATAGTAATATTGAAGCGTATTACAGATATGAGGGTAGTGGTGCGCTTACCGCAACATTTGATAACCTTGGAACCTGTACATTAACGACCAGTAATGGGTCAATAATACCAATAGCATTACCAGAATTTATAATAGAATCTAATTAAATAAAATTAACTTATTAATCATTAAAAAAACCAAAAATTATGGATCCATTTATAGGACAAATTCAACCGTTCGGTTTTAATTTTGCACCGCGTGGTTGGGCAAAATGCGACGGAACACTAATTGCTATTAGTAGCAATACCGCTTTATTTTCTTTATTAGGAGCAACATTTGGAGGTGATGGTAGAACAACTTTTGCCCTTCCGGATTTACGTGGAAGAAGTATCGTCCATATTGGGCATGGCCCTGGACTCTCAACGGTGACTTGGGGAGAAAAAGGAGGTGTTGAGCAACTTAATATTACACAGGCAAATATGCCTTCACATTCACATGCATTAGTTAATGGCACAGCTAATGTTGATGTTTTTACAACAGACAGTGCAAGCGCGACAGCAGATACTGATGGGGGAGCAAATGCATTAGGTACAGGAACAGAAATGCCCGATATTTTTCGTGAGTCACCAACTTCGGCCGATAAGCTTGGAGGTGTTAATATTTCTGGAACAACAACGGCCTCTGGAGGGAGCATTCCAATGCAAAGCAGAAATCCTTTTTTAGGAATAAATGTATGTATTGCGCAGGTAGGTATTTTTCCTTCAAGAAGTTAATTTAAATCGCTTTTGAGAAGAATTTGTCAAAAGCAAACAAAGTATTTTTTTAAATAAATAAAAAGCATCATTATGGATCCATTTATAGGACAAATACAACCCTTCGGTTTTAACTTTAATCCTCGGGGT
It contains:
- a CDS encoding phage tail protein, yielding MDPFIGQIQPFGFNFAPRGWAKCDGTLIAISSNTALFSLLGATFGGDGRTTFALPDLRGRSIVHIGHGPGLSTVTWGEKGGVEQLNITQANMPSHSHALVNGTANVDVFTTDSASATADTDGGANALGTGTEMPDIFRESPTSADKLGGVNISGTTTASGGSIPMQSRNPFLGINVCIAQVGIFPSRS